From a single Solanum dulcamara chromosome 4, daSolDulc1.2, whole genome shotgun sequence genomic region:
- the LOC129885617 gene encoding protein DWD HYPERSENSITIVE TO UV-B 1 isoform X1, with protein MTTGTDISSLETRYMYSCQAREVPPNKQVLSALFKAKLKKARHEVCSLVILLDDIKDTDFHPLLDLLTEADLSEIDAVDIINRSVCILSWEYLLALVRASSRKLRVVDLQDILFGKDFLLDLAQRGLPCQVLNLRSSHFRKLNMIGNFTRMHTLNLDFSASLMNFREDCFTCMPNLKFLSLCETRIINLWTTAAALVKLPSLVELRFQHFLQDDEAQKHAASDRRNDYWDSDHMETSIRDEAPSVSGENIMYRLFNEEDQYLNNTDMNLDVSSETEDSSDDSEVDFSSQDRETSFMELLPDVPPGWEDLVDLRNEVSFGTLEMQDDEEPFFRLSDTRLPYITPKKCISHNPSPICFEKFYREYMIVSLPNLKILDNLHIRKVDRERAKLIFSQKFEHLPYKRKYKESVVSILQKREIRANHTHGPSPRQKSQYFYSRSLSAAKVGSVAWPALRPLSIVGTTTRDDRRSYRPRQFEYHPSDASLMVFGTLDGEVIVINHESEKIVSYIPSLGAMNSVLGLCWLKNYPSKVIAGSDNGSLRLYDIRLMPTTATGSHQSTGSIMFDDFDQLTSVHVNSTDELFLASGYSKHVALYDISSGRRLQVFDDMHREHINVVKFAHHSPSIFATSSFDRDVKLWDLRQKPNQPCYTALSSRGNVMVCFSPDDQYLLVSAVDNEVKQLLAVDGRLHLDFSITSTGSSQNYTRSYYMNGRDYVISGSCDEHVVRICCAQTGRRLRDVSLEGKGSGASMFVQSLRGDPFRDFSMSVLAAYIRPSSNSEIVKVNLLASNDQDKGHSHTRHSHPLCSSGG; from the exons ATGACCACCGGCACCGATATCTCGTCCTTAGAAACAAG GTACATGTATTCTTGTCAGGCTAGAGAAGTTCCACCTAATAAACAAGTTCTGTCAGCTCTTTTCAAG gccaagtTGAAAAAAGCCCGCCATGAGGTGTGTAGCTTAGTGATTTTGCTGGATGACATCAAGGATACTGATTTCCACCCACTGCTCGATTTGTTGACCGAAGCTGATCTTTCTGAGATTGATGCAGTAGATATTATAAATAGATCTGTCTGCATCCTGAGTTGGGAGTATCTTCTTGCTTTGGTGCGTGCTAGCAGTAGGAAGCTTCGAGTTGTTGATCTCCAGGATATATTGTTTGGAAAGGACTTCTTGCT GGATCTTGCTCAACGCGGCTTACCGTGCCAAGTCCTAAATCTGAGGTCCTCCCATTTCCGAAAGCTTAACATGATTGGGAATTTTACGCGGATGCACACTCTTAATTTGGATTTCAGTGCATCACTTATGAATTTCCGTGAGGACTGTTTTACCTGTATGCCAAATTTGAAGTTCCTCTCATTGTGCGAGACAAGAATCATTAATTTATGGACTACCGCTGCTGCACTTGTGAAACTCCCTTCCTTAGTTGAATTACGCTTTCAGCATTTCTTACAAGATGATGAAGCACAGAAGCATGCTGCATCAGATAGAAGGAATGATTACTGGGATTCAGATCATATGGAGACTAGTATTCGTGATGAAGCACCATCAGTTAGTGGTGAAAATATCATGTATAGGCTTTTTAATGAAGAAGACCAATATTTGAATAATACTGATATGAATCTTGATGTGAGTAGCGAAACAGAAGATTCATCTGATGACAGTGAAGTGGACTTTTCAAGTCAGGATCGTGAAACGAGTTTCATGGAACTCTTGCCTGATGTACCTCCTGGTTGGGAGGATCTGGTTGATCTGCGAAATGAG GTGTCTTTTGGAACGTTGGAGATGCAGGATGACGAAGAACCCTTCTTCCGGTTGTCTGACACACGGCTTCCTTACATTACTCCAAAGAAGTGTATATCTCATAATCCTTCACCcatatgttttgaaaaattctaTCGAGAGTACATGATAGTTTCACTGCCAAACCTGAAAATTCTTGACAACTTACATATTAGGAAGGTTGACAGAGAAAGGGCCAAATTGATCTTCTCACAAAAATTTGAGCACCTACCATATAAGAGGAAGTATAAGGAGAGTGTTGTCAGCATTCTGCAAAAGCGTGAGATTAGAGCAAACCATACTCATGGGCCCTCTCCTAGGCAAAAGTCGCAATACTTTTATTCTAGGTCATTGTCTGCTGCAAAAGTTGGTTCTGTTGCTTGGCCTGCCCTTCGTCCCCTCTCGATCGTGGGCACCACAACAAGAGATGATAGAAGAAGCTACCGACCACGCCAATTTGAGTATCATCCATCTGATGCAAGCCTTATGGTTTTTGGAACATTGGATGGTGAAGTAATTGTTATCAACCATGAGAGTGAAAAAATTGTCAGTTATATTCCCTCACTTGGAGCAATGAACAGTGTTCTGGGTTTATGCTGGCTCAAAAATTATCCCTCCAAG GTCATTGCTGGTTCTGATAATGGTTCACTTAGATTATATGACATCCGGTTGATGCCTACAACAGCCACAGGTAGTCATCAGAGCACAGGTTCAATTATGTTTGATGACTTTGACCAGTTAACATCTGTTCATGTCAACTCTACCGATGAATTATTTCTTGCAAGTGGATACTCAAAACATGTTGCTCTGTACGACATTAGCAGTGGCAGACGGTTGCAGGTGTTTGATGATATGCATCGAGAACATATAAATGTCGTTAAATTTGCACACCACTCTCCATCTATTTTTGCCACCTCATCATTTGATCGGGATGTTAAGTTGTGGGATTTAAGACAGAAACCAAACCAGCCTTGCTACACTGCTTTAAGTTCTCGAGGGAATGTGATGGTTTGCTTTTCCCCTGATGACCAATATCTTCTTGTATCCGCTGTTGACAATGAG GTGAAACAACTGTTAGCTGTTGATGGGAGGCTCCATCTAGATTTTAGTATTACTTCAACAGGGAGCTCTCAGAATTACACGCGTTCTTATTACATGAACGGAAGGGATTATGTCATCAGCGGAAGCTGTGATGAACATGTAGTCCGCATCTGTTGTGCTCAAACGGGTAGGCGGCTTAGAGATGTATCATTGGAG GGAAAAGGTTCAGGAGCTTCAATGTTTGTCCAATCATTGAGGGGTGATCCTTTCAGA GATTTTAGCATGAGCGTTTTGGCAGCCTATATACGTCCAAGCTCAAACTCAGAAATTGTTAAG GTAAATCTGCTGGCATCAAATGACCAAGACAAAGGGCACTCGCACACTCGGCATTCTCATCCATTATGTAGTAGCGGAGGTTGA
- the LOC129885617 gene encoding protein DWD HYPERSENSITIVE TO UV-B 1 isoform X3, with protein sequence MIGNFTRMHTLNLDFSASLMNFREDCFTCMPNLKFLSLCETRIINLWTTAAALVKLPSLVELRFQHFLQDDEAQKHAASDRRNDYWDSDHMETSIRDEAPSVSGENIMYRLFNEEDQYLNNTDMNLDVSSETEDSSDDSEVDFSSQDRETSFMELLPDVPPGWEDLVDLRNEVSFGTLEMQDDEEPFFRLSDTRLPYITPKKCISHNPSPICFEKFYREYMIVSLPNLKILDNLHIRKVDRERAKLIFSQKFEHLPYKRKYKESVVSILQKREIRANHTHGPSPRQKSQYFYSRSLSAAKVGSVAWPALRPLSIVGTTTRDDRRSYRPRQFEYHPSDASLMVFGTLDGEVIVINHESEKIVSYIPSLGAMNSVLGLCWLKNYPSKVIAGSDNGSLRLYDIRLMPTTATGSHQSTGSIMFDDFDQLTSVHVNSTDELFLASGYSKHVALYDISSGRRLQVFDDMHREHINVVKFAHHSPSIFATSSFDRDVKLWDLRQKPNQPCYTALSSRGNVMVCFSPDDQYLLVSAVDNEVKQLLAVDGRLHLDFSITSTGSSQNYTRSYYMNGRDYVISGSCDEHVVRICCAQTGRRLRDVSLEGKGSGASMFVQSLRGDPFRDFSMSVLAAYIRPSSNSEIVKVNLLASNDQDKGHSHTRHSHPLCSSGG encoded by the exons ATGATTGGGAATTTTACGCGGATGCACACTCTTAATTTGGATTTCAGTGCATCACTTATGAATTTCCGTGAGGACTGTTTTACCTGTATGCCAAATTTGAAGTTCCTCTCATTGTGCGAGACAAGAATCATTAATTTATGGACTACCGCTGCTGCACTTGTGAAACTCCCTTCCTTAGTTGAATTACGCTTTCAGCATTTCTTACAAGATGATGAAGCACAGAAGCATGCTGCATCAGATAGAAGGAATGATTACTGGGATTCAGATCATATGGAGACTAGTATTCGTGATGAAGCACCATCAGTTAGTGGTGAAAATATCATGTATAGGCTTTTTAATGAAGAAGACCAATATTTGAATAATACTGATATGAATCTTGATGTGAGTAGCGAAACAGAAGATTCATCTGATGACAGTGAAGTGGACTTTTCAAGTCAGGATCGTGAAACGAGTTTCATGGAACTCTTGCCTGATGTACCTCCTGGTTGGGAGGATCTGGTTGATCTGCGAAATGAG GTGTCTTTTGGAACGTTGGAGATGCAGGATGACGAAGAACCCTTCTTCCGGTTGTCTGACACACGGCTTCCTTACATTACTCCAAAGAAGTGTATATCTCATAATCCTTCACCcatatgttttgaaaaattctaTCGAGAGTACATGATAGTTTCACTGCCAAACCTGAAAATTCTTGACAACTTACATATTAGGAAGGTTGACAGAGAAAGGGCCAAATTGATCTTCTCACAAAAATTTGAGCACCTACCATATAAGAGGAAGTATAAGGAGAGTGTTGTCAGCATTCTGCAAAAGCGTGAGATTAGAGCAAACCATACTCATGGGCCCTCTCCTAGGCAAAAGTCGCAATACTTTTATTCTAGGTCATTGTCTGCTGCAAAAGTTGGTTCTGTTGCTTGGCCTGCCCTTCGTCCCCTCTCGATCGTGGGCACCACAACAAGAGATGATAGAAGAAGCTACCGACCACGCCAATTTGAGTATCATCCATCTGATGCAAGCCTTATGGTTTTTGGAACATTGGATGGTGAAGTAATTGTTATCAACCATGAGAGTGAAAAAATTGTCAGTTATATTCCCTCACTTGGAGCAATGAACAGTGTTCTGGGTTTATGCTGGCTCAAAAATTATCCCTCCAAG GTCATTGCTGGTTCTGATAATGGTTCACTTAGATTATATGACATCCGGTTGATGCCTACAACAGCCACAGGTAGTCATCAGAGCACAGGTTCAATTATGTTTGATGACTTTGACCAGTTAACATCTGTTCATGTCAACTCTACCGATGAATTATTTCTTGCAAGTGGATACTCAAAACATGTTGCTCTGTACGACATTAGCAGTGGCAGACGGTTGCAGGTGTTTGATGATATGCATCGAGAACATATAAATGTCGTTAAATTTGCACACCACTCTCCATCTATTTTTGCCACCTCATCATTTGATCGGGATGTTAAGTTGTGGGATTTAAGACAGAAACCAAACCAGCCTTGCTACACTGCTTTAAGTTCTCGAGGGAATGTGATGGTTTGCTTTTCCCCTGATGACCAATATCTTCTTGTATCCGCTGTTGACAATGAG GTGAAACAACTGTTAGCTGTTGATGGGAGGCTCCATCTAGATTTTAGTATTACTTCAACAGGGAGCTCTCAGAATTACACGCGTTCTTATTACATGAACGGAAGGGATTATGTCATCAGCGGAAGCTGTGATGAACATGTAGTCCGCATCTGTTGTGCTCAAACGGGTAGGCGGCTTAGAGATGTATCATTGGAG GGAAAAGGTTCAGGAGCTTCAATGTTTGTCCAATCATTGAGGGGTGATCCTTTCAGA GATTTTAGCATGAGCGTTTTGGCAGCCTATATACGTCCAAGCTCAAACTCAGAAATTGTTAAG GTAAATCTGCTGGCATCAAATGACCAAGACAAAGGGCACTCGCACACTCGGCATTCTCATCCATTATGTAGTAGCGGAGGTTGA
- the LOC129885617 gene encoding protein DWD HYPERSENSITIVE TO UV-B 1 isoform X2 gives MTTGTDISSLETRYMYSCQAREVPPNKQVLSALFKAKLKKARHEVCSLVILLDDIKDTDFHPLLDLLTEADLSEIDAVDIINRSVCILSWEYLLALVRASSRKLRVVDLQDILFGKDFLLDLAQRGLPCQVLNLRSSHFRKLNMIGNFTRMHTLNLDFSASLMNFREDCFTCMPNLKFLSLCETRIINLWTTAAALVKLPSLVELRFQHFLQDDEAQKHAASDRRNDYWDSDHMETSIRDEAPSVSGENIMYRLFNEEDQYLNNTDMNLDVSSETEDSSDDSEVDFSSQDRETSFMELLPDVPPGWEDLVDLRNEVSFGTLEMQDDEEPFFRLSDTRLPYITPKKCISHNPSPICFEKFYREYMIVSLPNLKILDNLHIRKVDRERAKLIFSQKFEHLPYKRKYKESVVSILQKREIRANHTHGPSPRQKSQYFYSRSLSAAKVGSVAWPALRPLSIVGTTTRDDRRSYRPRQFEYHPSDASLMVFGTLDGEVIVINHESEKIVSYIPSLGAMNSVLGLCWLKNYPSKVIAGSDNGSLRLYDIRLMPTTATGSHQSTGSIMFDDFDQLTSVHVNSTDELFLASGYSKHVALYDISSGRRLQVFDDMHREHINVVKFAHHSPSIFATSSFDRDVKLWDLRQKPNQPCYTALSSRGNVMVCFSPDDQYLLVSAVDNEEMINS, from the exons ATGACCACCGGCACCGATATCTCGTCCTTAGAAACAAG GTACATGTATTCTTGTCAGGCTAGAGAAGTTCCACCTAATAAACAAGTTCTGTCAGCTCTTTTCAAG gccaagtTGAAAAAAGCCCGCCATGAGGTGTGTAGCTTAGTGATTTTGCTGGATGACATCAAGGATACTGATTTCCACCCACTGCTCGATTTGTTGACCGAAGCTGATCTTTCTGAGATTGATGCAGTAGATATTATAAATAGATCTGTCTGCATCCTGAGTTGGGAGTATCTTCTTGCTTTGGTGCGTGCTAGCAGTAGGAAGCTTCGAGTTGTTGATCTCCAGGATATATTGTTTGGAAAGGACTTCTTGCT GGATCTTGCTCAACGCGGCTTACCGTGCCAAGTCCTAAATCTGAGGTCCTCCCATTTCCGAAAGCTTAACATGATTGGGAATTTTACGCGGATGCACACTCTTAATTTGGATTTCAGTGCATCACTTATGAATTTCCGTGAGGACTGTTTTACCTGTATGCCAAATTTGAAGTTCCTCTCATTGTGCGAGACAAGAATCATTAATTTATGGACTACCGCTGCTGCACTTGTGAAACTCCCTTCCTTAGTTGAATTACGCTTTCAGCATTTCTTACAAGATGATGAAGCACAGAAGCATGCTGCATCAGATAGAAGGAATGATTACTGGGATTCAGATCATATGGAGACTAGTATTCGTGATGAAGCACCATCAGTTAGTGGTGAAAATATCATGTATAGGCTTTTTAATGAAGAAGACCAATATTTGAATAATACTGATATGAATCTTGATGTGAGTAGCGAAACAGAAGATTCATCTGATGACAGTGAAGTGGACTTTTCAAGTCAGGATCGTGAAACGAGTTTCATGGAACTCTTGCCTGATGTACCTCCTGGTTGGGAGGATCTGGTTGATCTGCGAAATGAG GTGTCTTTTGGAACGTTGGAGATGCAGGATGACGAAGAACCCTTCTTCCGGTTGTCTGACACACGGCTTCCTTACATTACTCCAAAGAAGTGTATATCTCATAATCCTTCACCcatatgttttgaaaaattctaTCGAGAGTACATGATAGTTTCACTGCCAAACCTGAAAATTCTTGACAACTTACATATTAGGAAGGTTGACAGAGAAAGGGCCAAATTGATCTTCTCACAAAAATTTGAGCACCTACCATATAAGAGGAAGTATAAGGAGAGTGTTGTCAGCATTCTGCAAAAGCGTGAGATTAGAGCAAACCATACTCATGGGCCCTCTCCTAGGCAAAAGTCGCAATACTTTTATTCTAGGTCATTGTCTGCTGCAAAAGTTGGTTCTGTTGCTTGGCCTGCCCTTCGTCCCCTCTCGATCGTGGGCACCACAACAAGAGATGATAGAAGAAGCTACCGACCACGCCAATTTGAGTATCATCCATCTGATGCAAGCCTTATGGTTTTTGGAACATTGGATGGTGAAGTAATTGTTATCAACCATGAGAGTGAAAAAATTGTCAGTTATATTCCCTCACTTGGAGCAATGAACAGTGTTCTGGGTTTATGCTGGCTCAAAAATTATCCCTCCAAG GTCATTGCTGGTTCTGATAATGGTTCACTTAGATTATATGACATCCGGTTGATGCCTACAACAGCCACAGGTAGTCATCAGAGCACAGGTTCAATTATGTTTGATGACTTTGACCAGTTAACATCTGTTCATGTCAACTCTACCGATGAATTATTTCTTGCAAGTGGATACTCAAAACATGTTGCTCTGTACGACATTAGCAGTGGCAGACGGTTGCAGGTGTTTGATGATATGCATCGAGAACATATAAATGTCGTTAAATTTGCACACCACTCTCCATCTATTTTTGCCACCTCATCATTTGATCGGGATGTTAAGTTGTGGGATTTAAGACAGAAACCAAACCAGCCTTGCTACACTGCTTTAAGTTCTCGAGGGAATGTGATGGTTTGCTTTTCCCCTGATGACCAATATCTTCTTGTATCCGCTGTTGACAATGAG GAAATGATAAATTCATAA